The sequence below is a genomic window from Gossypium hirsutum isolate 1008001.06 chromosome A11, Gossypium_hirsutum_v2.1, whole genome shotgun sequence.
GCTCAAGTATCATCGTATATCAAAATagtcaaaacaacaaaaaaataataaatgagttacagacatacaaaaaaaatacaagtaaggCCTTAAGAATACAATGACCACTAATAGATAAGGTACTGTACTCTGAATACGTGATGCTAGGTGTCTCTCGTCGATGATGTTCCTCGGACACGAACAAAAGTCTACAAATCtgaacattaaaaaaattcaaacgtTGAGCTTTATGAGCTCAGTGGTACGCAACAAATCTACCATACTTCAAgcaattcataaatataaatatgcaaaTCAAATGTATACATAGAAATATGACATGAGTATCGAATAATTTAAAACATGAGTCATTAAATCTACATAACCAAATCACTTGCATATCAAACTTGTCAAACTTGTTAGATTACACATACTGCTCAAATAATCGGGTATCTGGATAGTCCTACGCCTCTCAAGGCCGCTAGTCAAATAATCCCGGGTGTCCATAAGGTTATATCGAGCGTCACTCATGGTCGTTAGTTAGGTTAGAGCCTGAAGGCTAAGCGCAAACAAAGCATCAAACATATAATCACAAAAATATAACCATGACATTCGAGTCTCATACTCGTTTCAACTTGGTTATCATTCCagctaaaatattaactaaagAGATGTAACAGTATGTTACCTTGACATTCTAACCTTTCttcattcaaaaattaataactctTAATATGTAACTCTAAATTGAGCATCGTTTGTTTTAAACAAAACTAAACTTCTGTACGGTTATAGAGATATAAGGCTCtcttcctattttatcttatgaaatttttggtgaattttcaaagtcactaCTAAATTTGTTTTATAAGAATTCTGCTGCCAGATTTTTATAACCTTTCAACACTCAAAagttcatatattttaaaatacaaatcGAAATTGATCTCCATTTGTTCTAAACGAAACTAGACTGACTCACAGTTACAGCGATGTATAGATtacttcttaattatttttacagaatttatggtgaattttcgaACTTATTGTTCATGTAATAATCTGTTTCCAGCAGATTTCACAACTAAGGCTCcgtttgttttattgaaaatgactttcggaaaatgatttctgcaaaatgatttacttttttctggaaaaactaatattttttagtgtttggatgaatctgtgtaaaatattttcagttgtttggtagatttcttaaaaatattttataaaagttgtttccaattaaacaaacatgtaaaaggtttacatgtaaaaggttttacggaaaatgacttacaggtcaagtaaaataatatattttttctgtaaaatgacttaccctttcagctcatctatagataattttatttttatataaaaattaacttaaatcaagtttaatattattatattgataataaattttatttttatttttaaaaatatttaaaatattatatttttaaatattattaaacatagatatttaattatttatatttagtcatataataaattattaatataataaatataatttattatttaaataaattatttaatatttcaattttattttaataataaatttttaaaaaataatttttaataatattattcacatattattgaaaatattcaatattaatattttaataataaatatttattacaattataaatatattaataataaatgttttgtagtataaatgttaaaatatgtcataagtcgaTGTACTCTTCacagatttgtaatttagtctttatatttttattttcaagaatttagtctttttacttttcaaatttgaaaatcaagtccaattgttaacatcgttaaatttttttttacaattttgttggtgtcatatttttaaataaaaaatacccacttaatagtcatgtaattaaaaaatgacattgtaatggaTCTGAATTTAacctaatatttttaatatatgcaaaaacaatgtaaaatataaaattatagataaaaataaattcaattaaacaatggaaaaataaaaaaatctcaaatgtatgtatgtttaattaaaaataacttttataaaatattttaaagaaatctACCAAATAATAGATTTAAAGGTGAAGGTTTGAAGGATGCAAAAAAAATGATAGGAACTCACTCAAATCTCTCTCCTTCTAAAAAAACTTTCTAAGggaaaaaaatagataaaggaaataagaaaaagaaaaataaaaatgaagatgtaaaaggaaaaaaaaaacaatagccTGATTATAATATAAGGGAAAATAGGACAAATCCAATTTATCCTATAACTCAaaagatttttattcaaaaatggtaaaATCACCATATTAGCCATCCATCTTCTCCTACTTCACACAAGCTTCCTAACATccttaatttcttataaaaaagGTTTAAAATTCACACAAATTAATTCCAACAAAAAACCCaatcccaaaataaatttatccatTGCCAATCCATGTAAACACTCAAATGTTGACTCGAGAATTTGGGGCCGTTGcataaattaacaaatttagaTAAATATGTATATAACCTTTTAACAAATATAGTAGCCTCAACTTGTAGCTTATTTTTTATTAGGTAAACTACACCTAATattactaaactattagtaaatttacgttttggtcatttaactttAAAGTATAAGCCATACAATAGCGATCTTAATAGCCCAatcacttaaataaaaatatttaaatagtttagtaatcattttataacattttgaaggttagtgactaaaatataaatatactaaTAACTTAGTGACATTAACTGagtttaaccttttttttatatttaaattctaaaGATATAGAAAACAGAACCAACGAACCAAAATAAAGAGCTGTCCAAGTTTTGCTAACTTGTTATTGAATCACCATCTACCACTCATGTTCACCACTCTCTTAAAATCTCccattcctttcttttcttccttcaaCTCAACCCAAAACCCTTCCAAAACCCAGAAAGGAAATCACtctttcaataaaaattccaaattCTCAGTCTCAAAAACCCACAGGAATGGCCCCATTAAGATGCCAACACCTCCATGGATGAAGGGTCCTCTCCTACTCCAACCCGATGAAGTGTTAAATGCTTCAAAACCCACTACTAAAAGGAGCTCAAACAACAATTCAAAGGCACCTGAAAAGGCATTGTTTGGAAAGGAAAGCGGGGTGAGAGGGAAGAAAGTGATGAAAAAGATCATCAGAGACGTGGAAAAGCTACAAGGGAATGGAGCTTTAGACGATACCCAGATTGGGAAATTTGAAGAATTTGAGATCGGGAATTGGTTGGAGGAGATTGGAAGTGATGGGGAAGTGAAAAAATTTGATAGGAAAATGCCGTGGGTCAGAGAAGAAGAGAAAGTTGTGTTTAGGAGGATgaaaaaggagaaagttttgaCACAGGCTGAGATTATTCTTGATAACGATTTGCTTGAGAGACTGAGAAAAAAGGCTACGAGGATGAGGAAATGGGTTAAGGTGATGAAAGCTGGTGTAACTCAGGATGTTGTTGATGAGATAAGGTTGGCTTGGGGGAACAATGAGCTTGTTATGCTTAAATTTGGTGTTCCTTTGTGTAGAAATATGGATAGAGCAAGTGAAATTGTTGAGGTTTGTTTTTCTGCTAATTTccttttgcattttatgtaagAAGTTTCAAAGATGTTTATTGTTAATcatgtttttgtatttttatgaataaatttatgCAAACAAATGATTTCAGGGTAGAATTCGTTTAAGAACTCTCATATTTGGCCTTCTAATTATTAAACTATagtattcaatttcataatatttGGAACGTGTGATGAAAGGTTCAATGCTATTCTGTTCGTATACAAATTATATTGTTTTTGATGTTGTTgttaaagattataaatattcATTTATCATTATTGTTTTTTAGGTCTAGAACATCAACACATTCAGGATTTAACTTTGTCGAAGTTTCTGACTGTTATATCTCGTTACATGACAGATGAAGACTGGGGGCTTGGTTGTATGGTGCAAGAAAGATATTCTTGTTGTTTATAGAGGACAGAACCACTGGCTGACTTCAAATGGTCAAAGAGTATTCAATAACTTGGCCTCAGACAATAATACTACTATGTCTCCAGAAAAATCTAATGCAAGTACTTGGGGGAGAAGTTTGAATGGAGAAGACAGAGATGAGAATAATCAACCAGTAGTTGGATCACTGTATGAGAGGGAAACTGATAGATTATTGGATGGTTTAGGACCTCGCTTTATTGACTGGTGGATGCGAAAGCCATTACCAGTTGATGCTGACTTGCTTCCAGAAGTGGTTCCTGGCTTTAAGCCTCCAACAAGACTTTCTCCTCCTAAAACTAGACCAAAATTGACAGATGAGGAGTTGACGAATTTGAGGAAGCTCGCTCATCCTTTACCTTTTCACTTTGTTCTCGGTATCACCTTACCTATTATAAACTTATTGACTAGAACTTACACACACATTTGCATGGCATACATGCAGTACTTTAGGCTTATGACATATGCATGTAGTATCCTTACCATTTTAAGTAACTAAGGGACAGGGAAGTAATCTATTCTAGTCTAACTGAAAAATGTGCTTGTTAATTATTGAGAAATTATTTCAAGGGTAAATCTGCATTCAACATTAGTATTAACATGAAGAATTTGATGTTCTATATCTTGCATAACAAAACATTTACTGAGGTATGCTTAGTCAATTTGTGTTCCACTCGTGTTTGCAATTTTCAGAATTCTTGATACCGGTTTATTCTTCTTGCTGCAGGGAGGAATAGGAACCTTCAAGGCTTGGCCAATTCTATCTTGAAATTATGGGAAAAGAGTCTCATAGCAAAGATTGCTATAAAGTGGGGGGTACAAAATACTGACAATGAGCAAATGGCTAATGAGCTCAAGGTAAGCCTGTAATTCTTTTGTGTTGTTATGAACACATCGCGCTGAAATTTGCTCTGTTTATAACCATGGGCAGATCCTAGGTTTCTCGGACTTGGATGTGAGTGTCTGATACATGTGTGTCTGACATGGGCATGTTAAAAAATTTCcaagtttttctatttatttggaGGGTTCTTGGAGAATCATATCTTTATCCTCATGTTTGAATATGTACTGGGCATGGGTGTTAAACATGGGTACTTCAAAACAAATGAAGAGTCGGAGAAACATAGGGTAGTTCTGTTTTTATTTTGTCAAGAATCATCGTATATGACATATCTAAGTTGTATCAGGCTTGTATAAATGTCTAAACTAAGAGAACAGCATCAGACACCTTGTTGTTAGCATGACACATAACTCGATTTAAGGAAAAAATTATCTTGAAGTATCCATGTTCTACACTTGTGTCCAACACATAGATATAAGGATATGACCTTCAAGGccctccaaatacatggaaaaactaaaataatcaGACCATACCTGTGTTAGAATATACTCATCTGTCACTCGTACCTGGGGCAGGCAGGTACGGAGGTACCTTTCCCCCCTTCAAATTTCCTAAGtattttaaatactatcaagtaaaaaaaggaaaaattatatttgcccccttaaatttaagtaatttgaaatattttacattatcattttaaaataaagtaaaattatcttcttttttttttttgaaaaaataattgatttcattTGTAGAATTTGTTTGATATAACAAATTTGGTAACACTTTTATGTTAAATCCATTCATTATTATTAGCTTGATTCTCTCTATTAATCTTTTCAATCAATTAAATGAATACATTTTTACTAATAATTGTGTTAAACATTTTTTATTCTAtagttaaaaatgtaaaaaaataaagaagttaAATAATTATGGTATCTAATCCAAATTgagtatttaatttatttttctgttttctaAATATTAATTTGGGTTGGGTCAAACTATTCGGAATTTGAAAGACCTTGTTCGAAGTTGGTCCAGCTCCCCAAATCACTATTTCCGGCTTCAACCTTGCTCATACTCTAGTCCAAGTAAATTAGTTCAGAAGGATCACTGCGTAGCCTACCAAGCCTGGAATTCTGTATACGTTTTTCCACATGACATGCATGCACGTTTATGATTATCAACAACTGTATATTTACTATGACTAATAAGTCTTGACTCTGCAGGATCTCACGGGGGGAGTTTTGTTACTAAGGAATAAGTTCCTTATAATATTCTACCGGGGGAAGGACTTCCTTCCTCAAGGTGTTGCTAATTCTGTAATGGAGAGAGAAATGGCACTCAGGAGATGCCAACTTATTGAAGAAGGTGCTCGAGTCAAAGTAGCCGAAACCTTTCAGGTTGCTAATGAATCTTTGGCGAAGACTAGCACTGTAGGAACTTTAGCAGAATTTCAGGATATTCAGACCAAATATGGAGTcctggaaaaagaaaataatgaactcgaaattcaaatagAAGCTCAAAAGGAAAACTTAGAGAGGGAATTGAGAAACCAAGAACGCAAACTTGCAATTGTAAGATCCCTTTCCAATTATATTTCTGTTTTTAAAACCATGTTAGAGTCGGGTGTGAGTCTGACAAAGGTATGTTCAAATTTTTGTTagatttccatgtatttggagggGATTTCCCTTCAAATATCCCT
It includes:
- the LOC107912738 gene encoding chloroplastic group IIA intron splicing facilitator CRS1, chloroplastic encodes the protein MFTTLLKSPIPFFSSFNSTQNPSKTQKGNHSFNKNSKFSVSKTHRNGPIKMPTPPWMKGPLLLQPDEVLNASKPTTKRSSNNNSKAPEKALFGKESGVRGKKVMKKIIRDVEKLQGNGALDDTQIGKFEEFEIGNWLEEIGSDGEVKKFDRKMPWVREEEKVVFRRMKKEKVLTQAEIILDNDLLERLRKKATRMRKWVKVMKAGVTQDVVDEIRLAWGNNELVMLKFGVPLCRNMDRASEIVEMKTGGLVVWCKKDILVVYRGQNHWLTSNGQRVFNNLASDNNTTMSPEKSNASTWGRSLNGEDRDENNQPVVGSLYERETDRLLDGLGPRFIDWWMRKPLPVDADLLPEVVPGFKPPTRLSPPKTRPKLTDEELTNLRKLAHPLPFHFVLGRNRNLQGLANSILKLWEKSLIAKIAIKWGVQNTDNEQMANELKDLTGGVLLLRNKFLIIFYRGKDFLPQGVANSVMEREMALRRCQLIEEGARVKVAETFQVANESLAKTSTVGTLAEFQDIQTKYGVLEKENNELEIQIEAQKENLERELRNQERKLAILNGKIEKSAKKLAKLNSSWQTAEPDLDLETITEEERECLRKIGLKLSSCLVLGRRGVFNGVIEGVHQHWKHREVVKVITMQRAFLRVIYTAKMLVAESGGILVSVEKLKEGHAIIIYRGKNYRRPSKLMTDHLLTKREALQRSIELQRIGSLKFFAYQRRQAILDLKLKLAKLEEQGVASPQG